In the genome of Polaribacter sp. MED152, one region contains:
- the rpoC gene encoding DNA-directed RNA polymerase subunit beta', translating into MARKQEKYTVKKFNKISIGLSSPEAILEVSKGEVLKPETINYRTHKPERDGLFCERIFGPVKDYECACGKYKRIRYKGIVCDRCGVEVTEKKVRRDRVGHINLVVPVAHIWYFRSLPNKMGYLLGLPSKKLDMIIYYERYVVIQPGIAKNVEGEPLQKMDFLTEEEYLDIVDELPQENQYLDDSDPNKFIAKMGAECLIDLLARIDLDELSFQLRHKANTETSKQRKTEALKRLNVVEAFRDSQKNRENNPEWMIMKAIPVIPPELRPLVPLDGGRFATSDLNDLYRRVIIRNNRLKRLVEIKAPEVILRNEKRMLQESVDSLFDNTRKSSAVKTESNRPLKSLSDSLKGKQGRFRQNLLGKRVDYSARSVIVVGPEMKLSECGLPKDMAAELYKPFVIRKLIERGIVKTVKSAKKIIDRKEPVVWDILENVIKGHPVLLNRAPTLHRLGIQAFQPKLIEGKAIQLHPLACSAFNADFDGDQMAVHLPLGPEAILEAQLLMLASHNILNPANGAPVTVPSQDMVLGLYYMTKERISTPEMPIKGEGLTFYSPEEVTIAFNEEKVDLNASIKVRTQDIENGEQVTKIIKTTVGRVLFNEKVPAAAGYINEVLTKKNLRGIIGGILKATDIPTTGAFLDEIKNMGYKFAFQGGLSFSLGDIIIPKEKQAMIDEANKEVDGIVGNYNMGMLTQKERYNQVIDVWGSTNNRLTELSMKNLREDQQGFNSVYMMLDSGARGSKEQIRQLTGMRGLMAKPKKSTAGGGEIIENPILSNFKEGLSILEYFISTHGARKGLADTALKTADAGYLTRRLVDVSQDVIINEEDCGTLRGLEVAPLKKNDEIVESLSDRIEGRISLNDVYHPVTEELLLEANQSITSQLADAVQASGIDSVEVRSALTCESSRGICAKCYGLSLSTRNKVQIGEAVGVIAAQSIGEPGTQLTLRTFHVGGVAGNISEENKLIAKFDGKVVIDDLRTVVGKDNEGNEVDIVISRTAEIKIIDKKTDITQSTNILPYGSIIFDKDRKSIKKGDVIVQWDPFNGVIVSEFNGRVKFDNLEQGMNYAVEIDEQTGFQEKVITDSKNKKIIASLIIEDEDGNALRSYSLPVGAHLMVDDGDVVESGKTLVKIPRKSGKAGDITGGLPRVTELFEARNPSNPSVVSEIDGVVSFGKIKRGNREIIVESKTGEISKYLVKLSNQILVQENDFIKAGMPLSDGATTPSDILRIKGPSAVQEYLVNEIQEVYRLQGVKINDKHFEVVVRQMMRKVKIIDSGDTLFLENQLIHKNDFIEENDAIYGMKVVEDAGDSENLKPGQIITARQLRDENSLLRRNDNNLVTARDARPATAEQVLQGITRASLQTKSFISAASFQETTKVLNEAAVNGKIDTLEGLKENVIVGKKIPAGTGMRSYDKVIVGPKDEIEQSF; encoded by the coding sequence ATGGCAAGAAAACAAGAAAAGTACACTGTAAAAAAGTTTAACAAAATCTCAATTGGTTTATCATCACCAGAAGCTATTTTAGAAGTTTCTAAAGGTGAAGTTTTAAAGCCAGAGACTATAAATTATCGTACACACAAACCAGAAAGAGATGGTTTATTCTGTGAGCGTATTTTTGGTCCTGTTAAGGATTATGAATGTGCCTGTGGAAAGTACAAAAGAATTCGTTACAAAGGTATTGTTTGTGATAGATGTGGTGTAGAAGTTACAGAAAAGAAAGTACGTAGAGATAGAGTTGGGCATATCAATTTGGTAGTGCCTGTTGCTCATATTTGGTACTTTAGATCATTACCTAACAAAATGGGTTACCTTTTAGGTTTACCTTCTAAAAAGTTAGATATGATTATTTACTACGAAAGATACGTAGTAATTCAACCAGGTATTGCAAAAAATGTGGAAGGAGAGCCATTACAAAAAATGGATTTCTTAACTGAAGAAGAATATTTAGATATTGTTGATGAGTTACCACAAGAAAATCAATATTTAGACGATTCAGATCCAAACAAGTTTATCGCTAAAATGGGTGCTGAATGTTTAATTGATTTATTAGCTAGAATTGATTTAGATGAATTATCATTTCAATTAAGACATAAAGCAAATACTGAAACTTCTAAGCAAAGAAAAACAGAAGCTTTAAAGCGTTTAAACGTTGTTGAAGCATTTAGAGATTCTCAAAAGAATAGAGAAAATAATCCAGAGTGGATGATTATGAAGGCAATTCCGGTTATACCACCAGAATTAAGACCTTTAGTTCCATTAGATGGAGGACGTTTTGCAACTTCAGATTTAAATGATTTATACAGAAGAGTTATTATTAGAAACAATCGTTTAAAAAGATTGGTTGAAATAAAAGCTCCAGAAGTTATTTTACGTAATGAAAAACGTATGTTACAAGAATCAGTAGATTCATTATTTGATAACACACGTAAATCATCAGCAGTAAAAACTGAATCTAACAGACCTTTAAAATCTTTATCAGATTCATTAAAAGGTAAACAAGGTCGTTTCCGTCAAAACTTACTGGGTAAGCGTGTTGATTATTCTGCACGTTCTGTAATTGTTGTTGGACCAGAAATGAAATTGTCTGAATGTGGATTGCCAAAAGATATGGCAGCTGAACTTTACAAGCCATTTGTAATTAGAAAACTAATTGAAAGAGGAATTGTAAAAACAGTTAAATCTGCAAAGAAAATTATTGATAGAAAAGAACCAGTTGTTTGGGATATTTTAGAGAACGTAATTAAAGGTCACCCAGTATTATTAAACAGGGCTCCTACTTTACACAGACTAGGTATTCAAGCTTTCCAACCAAAATTAATTGAAGGTAAAGCTATACAATTACACCCATTAGCATGTTCTGCATTTAATGCGGATTTTGATGGAGATCAAATGGCTGTTCACTTACCATTAGGACCAGAAGCTATTTTAGAAGCACAATTATTAATGTTGGCTTCTCATAATATCTTAAACCCTGCAAATGGTGCTCCAGTAACTGTACCTTCTCAGGATATGGTACTTGGATTATATTACATGACCAAAGAAAGAATATCTACTCCAGAAATGCCAATTAAAGGAGAGGGCTTAACTTTCTATTCTCCAGAAGAAGTTACAATAGCTTTCAATGAAGAAAAAGTAGATTTAAATGCATCTATTAAAGTTAGAACTCAAGATATTGAAAATGGAGAGCAAGTAACTAAGATTATAAAAACTACTGTAGGTAGAGTTTTATTTAATGAAAAAGTTCCTGCTGCAGCTGGATATATAAATGAAGTTTTAACTAAGAAAAACTTACGTGGAATTATTGGTGGTATTTTAAAAGCTACAGATATTCCTACAACAGGTGCTTTCTTAGATGAAATTAAAAATATGGGTTATAAGTTTGCATTCCAAGGTGGATTGTCTTTCTCATTAGGTGATATTATTATTCCTAAAGAAAAGCAAGCCATGATTGATGAAGCAAACAAAGAAGTAGATGGTATTGTAGGTAACTATAATATGGGTATGTTAACGCAGAAAGAGCGTTACAATCAGGTAATTGATGTTTGGGGTTCTACCAACAACAGATTAACTGAATTGTCTATGAAAAATTTACGTGAAGACCAACAAGGATTCAACTCAGTATATATGATGCTTGATTCTGGAGCTCGTGGATCTAAAGAACAGATTCGTCAGTTAACAGGTATGCGTGGATTAATGGCAAAACCGAAAAAATCTACTGCTGGAGGTGGAGAAATTATCGAGAACCCAATTCTTTCTAACTTTAAAGAAGGTTTATCAATTCTTGAATACTTTATCTCAACTCACGGTGCTCGTAAAGGATTAGCAGATACCGCTTTAAAAACGGCAGATGCTGGTTACTTAACACGTAGATTAGTAGATGTATCTCAAGACGTTATTATTAACGAAGAAGATTGTGGTACATTAAGAGGTTTAGAAGTTGCTCCATTAAAGAAAAACGATGAGATTGTAGAGTCTTTATCAGACAGAATTGAAGGTCGTATTTCTTTAAACGATGTTTATCACCCAGTTACAGAAGAATTATTATTAGAAGCAAATCAATCTATTACTTCTCAATTAGCAGATGCTGTACAAGCATCAGGTATTGATTCTGTAGAAGTAAGATCTGCATTAACTTGTGAATCTTCTAGAGGTATTTGTGCAAAATGTTATGGTTTAAGTTTATCAACGCGTAACAAAGTACAAATTGGTGAGGCAGTTGGTGTAATTGCAGCACAATCTATTGGAGAGCCAGGTACACAGTTAACATTACGTACATTCCACGTTGGTGGGGTTGCAGGTAACATATCAGAAGAGAATAAGTTAATTGCCAAATTTGATGGTAAAGTTGTTATCGATGATTTAAGAACTGTAGTTGGTAAAGATAATGAAGGTAATGAAGTAGATATCGTAATTTCGAGAACTGCTGAAATTAAAATTATTGATAAGAAAACTGATATCACTCAGAGTACAAATATTTTACCTTATGGTTCTATCATTTTTGATAAAGATAGAAAATCAATCAAAAAAGGAGATGTTATTGTACAATGGGATCCATTTAATGGTGTAATTGTTTCTGAGTTTAATGGTAGAGTTAAGTTCGACAATTTAGAGCAAGGTATGAACTATGCTGTAGAAATTGATGAACAAACAGGTTTCCAAGAAAAAGTAATTACAGATTCTAAGAACAAAAAAATCATTGCATCTTTAATTATTGAAGATGAAGATGGTAATGCATTACGTTCTTACAGTTTACCAGTAGGTGCTCACTTAATGGTTGATGATGGAGATGTTGTAGAAAGTGGAAAAACATTAGTTAAAATTCCTAGAAAATCTGGTAAAGCAGGTGATATTACAGGAGGTTTACCACGTGTAACAGAATTATTTGAAGCACGTAATCCTTCTAACCCATCTGTAGTTTCAGAAATTGATGGTGTTGTTTCTTTCGGAAAAATTAAAAGAGGTAATAGAGAAATTATTGTTGAGTCTAAAACAGGTGAGATTAGCAAATATTTAGTAAAGCTTTCTAATCAAATTTTAGTTCAAGAAAATGACTTTATCAAAGCTGGTATGCCATTATCTGATGGTGCTACTACACCTTCTGATATTTTAAGAATTAAAGGGCCATCTGCAGTACAAGAATACTTAGTAAATGAAATACAAGAAGTATATCGTTTACAAGGTGTGAAAATTAACGACAAACATTTTGAAGTTGTTGTTCGTCAAATGATGCGTAAAGTTAAAATTATAGATTCAGGAGATACTCTTTTCTTAGAGAATCAATTGATTCACAAGAATGACTTTATTGAAGAAAACGATGCAATTTACGGAATGAAAGTTGTTGAAGATGCTGGAGATTCTGAGAATTTAAAGCCAGGTCAAATAATCACTGCACGTCAATTAAGAGATGAGAATTCTTTATTAAGAAGAAATGACAATAACTTAGTTACTGCAAGAGATGCAAGACCAGCAACAGCAGAACAAGTATTACAAGGTATTACAAGAGCATCTTTACAAACGAAATCATTTATTTCTGCGGCTTCTTTCCAAGAAACTACAAAAGTATTAAATGAGGCAGCTGTAAATGGTAAAATAGATACTTTAGAAGGATTGAAAGAGAATGTAATTGTAGGTAAGAAAATACCAGCAGGTACAGGAATGAGATCTTATGATAAAGTAATTGTTGGACCAAAAGATGAAATAGAACAAAGTTTCTAA
- the rplJ gene encoding 50S ribosomal protein L10 → MTREEKSQVIQDLTAVLADTNTLYLADISGLNAQTTSNLRRACFKAGVQLSVVKNTLLAKAMEASDKDFGDLPTTLKGNTSMMIAEAANAPAKLIKEFRKKSKKPILKGAFAEESIYIGDDQLDALVDIKSREELIGEIVGLLQSPAKNVISALQSGGQTLSGIIKTLSEKE, encoded by the coding sequence ATGACTAGAGAAGAGAAATCACAAGTAATACAAGATTTAACAGCAGTATTAGCAGATACAAATACACTTTATTTAGCAGATATTTCTGGATTAAATGCACAAACTACTTCTAATTTAAGAAGAGCATGTTTCAAAGCAGGAGTTCAGTTATCAGTTGTTAAAAATACATTACTTGCGAAAGCAATGGAGGCATCAGATAAAGATTTTGGTGATCTTCCAACAACATTAAAAGGTAATACATCAATGATGATTGCTGAGGCAGCTAATGCACCAGCAAAATTAATCAAGGAATTTAGAAAGAAATCTAAGAAGCCTATTTTAAAAGGAGCTTTTGCAGAAGAATCTATTTACATTGGTGATGATCAATTAGATGCTTTAGTAGATATTAAATCTAGAGAAGAGTTAATTGGTGAAATCGTTGGATTATTACAGTCACCTGCTAAGAATGTTATTTCAGCATTACAATCAGGAGGACAAACACTTTCAGGTATTATTAAAACTTTATCTGAAAAAGAATAA
- the rpoB gene encoding DNA-directed RNA polymerase subunit beta, translating into MIKEYPDFLDIQVKSFQDFFQLQTKAEERGEEGLYKTFMDNFPITDTRNQFVLEFLDYFVDPPRYSIQECIERGLTHSVPLKARLKLYCTDPEHEDFETIVQDVYLGTIPYMTNSGTFVINGAERVVVSQLHRSPGVFFGQSFHANGTKLYSARVIPFKGSWIEFATDINQVMYAYIDRKKKLPVTTLFRAIGFERDKDILEIFDLAEEVKVSKAGLKKVLGRKLAARVLKTWHEDFVDEDTGEVVSIERNEIIFDRDTVLEKEHIDEIIEAGAKTILLHKVDNHMADYAIIHNTLQKDPTNSEKEAVEHIYRQLRNAEPPDEETARGIIDKLFFSEQRYNLGEVGRFRMNTKLQLNEPIDQKVLTKLDIITIIKYLIELINSKAEVDDIDHLSNRRVRTVGEQLAGQFGVGLARMARTIRERMNVRDNEVFTPIDLINAKTLSSVINSFFGTNQLSQFMDQTNPLAEITHKRRLSALGPGGLSRERAGFEVRDVHYTHYGRLCPIETPEGPNIGLISSLSVFAKVNNLGFIETPYRKVNNGIVEGEEPIYLSAEEEEGKKIAQSNLELKEDGSIVLDRVIAREEGDFPVVNPEVIDYMDVAPNQIASISASLIPFLEHDDANRALMGSNMMRQAVPLLRPESPIVGTGLERRVAKDSRILINAEGEGEVTYVDANKITIRYDKTDEERLVSFDSDEVSYDLIKFRKTNQGTSINLKPIVETGDRVQEGQVLCEGYATQKGELALGRNMKVAFMPWKGYNFEDAIVISEKVVREDIFTSIHIDEYSLDVRDTKLGTEELTNDIPNVSEEATKDLDENGMIRIGAEVNPGDILIGKITPKGESDPTPEEKLLRAIFGDKAGDVKDASLKASPSLRGVVIDKKLFRRAVKDKNKRIRDKEAVATLEQSFVSKFEGLKDELIEKLFTLISGKTSQGVFNDLGEEVLPKGKKYTLKMLNSVDDYVHLTGSWTTDSDLNALVGELVHNYKIKVNDLQGSLRRQKFTISVGDELPAGILKLAKVYIAKKRKLKVGDKMAGRHGNKGIVARIVRAEDMPFLEDGTPVDIVLNPLGVPSRMNIGQIYETVLGWAGEKLGTKYATPIFDGASLDQINEITDEAGVPRFGHTYLYDGGTGKRFDQPATVGIIYMIKLGHMIEDKMHARSIGPYSLITQQPLGGKAQFGGQRFGEMEVWALEAYGASSILREILTVKSDDVMGRAKTYESIVKGEAMPEPGLPESFNVLMHELKGLGLDVRLEE; encoded by the coding sequence ATGATTAAAGAATATCCAGACTTTTTGGATATTCAGGTAAAATCTTTTCAAGATTTTTTCCAACTTCAAACTAAGGCAGAAGAAAGAGGAGAAGAAGGTTTATACAAAACCTTCATGGATAACTTTCCAATTACAGATACAAGAAATCAATTTGTATTAGAATTTTTAGACTACTTTGTAGACCCACCAAGATATTCAATCCAAGAATGTATAGAAAGAGGTCTTACACACAGTGTTCCTTTAAAAGCACGTCTTAAATTATATTGTACAGACCCAGAACACGAAGATTTTGAAACAATTGTACAAGATGTTTATCTTGGTACAATACCTTACATGACAAATTCAGGTACTTTTGTAATCAATGGTGCTGAGCGTGTTGTGGTTTCGCAATTACACAGATCTCCAGGTGTATTCTTTGGTCAATCATTCCATGCAAATGGAACTAAGTTGTATTCAGCAAGAGTAATTCCTTTTAAAGGATCTTGGATAGAATTTGCAACAGATATCAATCAAGTAATGTATGCTTATATTGATAGAAAGAAAAAATTACCTGTAACTACTTTATTCAGAGCAATTGGTTTTGAAAGAGATAAAGATATTTTAGAAATTTTTGACCTTGCTGAGGAAGTTAAGGTTTCTAAGGCAGGTCTTAAAAAAGTATTAGGTCGTAAATTGGCTGCTAGAGTTTTAAAAACTTGGCATGAAGATTTCGTAGATGAAGATACAGGAGAAGTTGTATCTATTGAGAGAAATGAAATTATTTTTGATCGTGATACAGTTTTAGAAAAAGAACATATAGATGAAATTATAGAGGCAGGAGCTAAGACGATTTTACTACATAAAGTAGATAATCATATGGCTGACTATGCTATAATTCACAATACTTTACAAAAAGATCCTACAAACTCAGAGAAAGAAGCTGTAGAGCATATTTATAGACAATTACGTAATGCAGAACCGCCAGATGAAGAGACTGCAAGAGGTATTATCGATAAATTATTCTTCTCTGAACAAAGATATAATTTAGGAGAAGTTGGTCGTTTTAGAATGAATACCAAACTTCAATTAAATGAGCCTATAGATCAAAAGGTATTGACAAAATTAGATATTATAACTATCATTAAATATTTAATTGAGTTAATTAACTCTAAGGCAGAAGTAGATGATATTGATCACTTATCTAACAGACGTGTAAGAACTGTGGGTGAGCAATTAGCAGGTCAGTTTGGTGTTGGTTTAGCAAGAATGGCGAGAACAATTCGTGAGCGTATGAATGTACGTGACAATGAAGTGTTTACTCCAATTGATTTAATTAACGCAAAAACATTATCATCGGTAATTAATTCTTTCTTTGGTACCAATCAATTATCTCAATTTATGGATCAAACAAATCCATTAGCTGAGATTACCCACAAACGTAGATTATCTGCATTAGGGCCAGGTGGTTTATCAAGAGAAAGAGCAGGTTTCGAGGTTCGTGATGTACACTATACACATTATGGTCGTTTATGTCCGATTGAAACACCTGAAGGACCAAACATTGGTCTAATTTCTTCGCTTTCTGTTTTTGCGAAAGTGAATAATTTAGGATTTATCGAAACTCCTTATAGAAAAGTAAACAATGGAATTGTTGAAGGTGAAGAGCCAATCTATTTAAGTGCTGAAGAAGAAGAGGGTAAGAAAATTGCGCAATCTAATTTAGAACTTAAAGAAGATGGTAGCATTGTTTTAGATAGAGTTATTGCACGTGAGGAAGGTGATTTCCCAGTAGTTAATCCTGAAGTGATTGATTATATGGATGTTGCACCAAACCAAATTGCCTCTATCTCTGCATCTTTAATTCCTTTCTTAGAGCATGATGATGCCAACAGAGCATTGATGGGATCAAACATGATGCGTCAGGCAGTGCCATTATTAAGACCAGAATCGCCAATTGTTGGTACTGGATTAGAAAGAAGAGTTGCTAAAGATTCACGTATTTTAATTAATGCAGAAGGTGAAGGTGAAGTAACTTATGTAGATGCAAATAAAATTACAATTAGGTATGATAAAACAGATGAAGAAAGACTAGTAAGTTTTGATTCTGATGAAGTATCTTATGACTTAATTAAATTTAGAAAAACCAATCAAGGTACATCTATTAACTTAAAGCCAATTGTAGAAACTGGTGATAGAGTTCAAGAAGGTCAAGTACTTTGTGAAGGTTATGCAACACAAAAAGGAGAATTAGCTTTAGGTAGAAACATGAAAGTAGCCTTTATGCCTTGGAAAGGGTATAACTTTGAGGATGCAATTGTGATTTCTGAAAAAGTAGTTCGTGAAGATATATTTACATCTATTCATATTGATGAGTATTCTTTAGATGTTAGAGATACAAAATTAGGAACTGAAGAGTTAACTAATGATATTCCTAACGTTTCTGAAGAAGCTACAAAAGATTTAGATGAAAATGGAATGATTAGAATTGGAGCAGAAGTAAATCCTGGTGATATCTTAATTGGTAAAATTACACCAAAAGGAGAATCTGACCCAACTCCAGAAGAAAAATTATTACGTGCAATTTTTGGTGACAAAGCAGGTGATGTAAAAGATGCATCATTAAAAGCTTCTCCATCATTAAGAGGTGTAGTAATTGATAAAAAATTATTTAGAAGAGCTGTAAAAGATAAAAACAAAAGAATTAGAGATAAAGAAGCAGTGGCTACTTTAGAACAATCTTTTGTTTCTAAATTCGAAGGTTTAAAAGACGAGTTAATTGAGAAGTTATTTACTTTAATTAGTGGAAAAACATCTCAAGGGGTCTTTAACGATTTAGGAGAAGAAGTTTTACCAAAAGGTAAAAAATATACGCTTAAAATGTTAAACTCAGTAGACGATTATGTTCACTTAACAGGTTCTTGGACAACTGATAGTGACTTAAATGCTTTAGTTGGTGAATTAGTTCACAACTATAAGATTAAGGTTAATGATTTACAAGGTTCTTTAAGACGTCAGAAATTTACAATTTCAGTTGGAGATGAATTACCAGCAGGAATATTAAAATTAGCTAAAGTTTACATCGCTAAAAAACGTAAGTTAAAAGTGGGTGATAAAATGGCTGGACGTCATGGAAACAAAGGTATTGTAGCACGTATTGTAAGAGCAGAAGACATGCCGTTCTTAGAAGATGGTACACCTGTAGATATTGTATTGAATCCATTAGGGGTACCTTCACGTATGAACATTGGTCAAATTTATGAAACTGTTCTAGGTTGGGCAGGTGAGAAATTAGGAACTAAATATGCAACACCTATTTTTGATGGAGCATCTTTAGATCAGATTAATGAAATTACAGATGAAGCAGGAGTACCAAGATTTGGACACACTTATTTATATGATGGAGGAACTGGAAAACGTTTCGATCAACCAGCAACAGTTGGTATCATTTATATGATTAAGTTAGGGCACATGATTGAAGATAAGATGCACGCTCGTTCAATAGGACCATATTCTTTAATTACACAACAACCATTAGGAGGTAAAGCACAGTTTGGTGGTCAGCGTTTTGGAGAGATGGAAGTTTGGGCACTTGAGGCATATGGAGCATCAAGTATCTTAAGAGAAATCTTAACTGTAAAATCTGATGATGTAATGGGTAGAGCTAAAACATACGAAAGTATAGTTAAAGGGGAAGCTATGCCAGAACCAGGTTTACCAGAATCGTTTAACGTATTAATGCATGAACTTAAAGGTTTAGGATTAGACGTTAGATTAGAAGAATAA
- the rplL gene encoding 50S ribosomal protein L7/L12, translating into MAELKDFAEQLVNLTVKEVNELATILKDEYGIEPAAAAVAVAGPAAGGGDDAADEQTEFDVILTAAGASKLAVVKLVKELTGLGLKDAKGIVDSAPAPIKEGVSKDEAEGLKKSLEEAGAEVELK; encoded by the coding sequence ATGGCAGAATTAAAAGATTTCGCAGAACAATTAGTTAACTTAACAGTAAAAGAAGTTAATGAATTAGCTACTATTTTAAAAGATGAGTATGGTATTGAGCCAGCAGCAGCAGCAGTAGCAGTAGCAGGACCAGCAGCAGGTGGTGGTGATGATGCAGCTGATGAGCAAACTGAATTTGATGTTATCTTAACAGCAGCAGGTGCTTCTAAATTAGCAGTTGTAAAATTAGTTAAAGAATTAACTGGTTTAGGATTAAAAGATGCTAAAGGTATCGTAGATAGCGCACCAGCTCCAATCAAAGAAGGTGTATCTAAAGATGAGGCTGAAGGTCTTAAAAAATCTTTAGAAGAAGCAGGAGCAGAGGTAGAGCTTAAATAA